Within the Syntrophales bacterium genome, the region TTCTGGGCGCGGCGGTTTGGGCGCTGTCATGGCCGGTAAGGGACTCAAGCTGATAGTCATCAACAACGACGGCGCTCCCGGCGTGTCCATTGCCGACAAGTCCCTGTTTGATCAGGGACGTAAGAAGCTGGTGAATGCCCTTTTGACCCACGACATCACCAAGCCCAAAGGCACTCTGAACACTTACGGCACGGCGGCCTTAATCAATGTTCTCAACGAGGCCGGCGGTCTGCCCACCCGCAACTTTTCCAGCGGCCGCTTTGAAGGCGCCGGCAGCATCGCGGGCGAGGCCATCTTTGATGGGGTCAAAGAACGTACCGGCAAGGAAACGTACAACCATGGCTGCAGCCCCGGCTGCGTGATCCAGTGCTCGAACACCTGGTACAAACCCGATGGCACGGAGCATACCTCCTGCGTCGAGTACGAGTCGGCCTGGGCGTTGGGCGCCGACTGCGGCATCGACAATCTGGACGATGTGGCGGAGATGATTCATCTGTGCAATGCCTATGGTCTGGACACGATCGAAACCGGCACCGCCATCGCCGTCGCGATGGAAGGCGGCGTGATCAAGTTTGGCGACAGCAAGGGGGCGATCAACCTGGTAGAGGAGATGGGCAAAGCGACCCCGATGGGCCGGATCCTGGGCGGCGGCACTGAGCTTGCCGGCAAGGCTTTTGGCGTGATCCATGTGCCCACGGTCAAGGGCCAGAGCATGCCTGCCTATGAGCCGCGCGCCGTCAAGGGCATGGGTGTCACCTATGCCACCACCACCATGGGTGCCGACCACACCGCCGGCTACACCGTCGCGCCCGAAATCCTGGGCGTCATGGGCAAGCAGGACCCGCTCAGTCCGGAGGGCAAGGCCGCCTTGAGTCGCGCGTTTCAGGCGACTACGGCCTTCATTGATTCCAGCGGTCACTGCTTGTTCATCGCCTTCGCCATTCTCGACATTGCCAGCGGCTATGAAGGCATGGTCGAAGAGACCAACGGCGTTCTGGGCACCAACTGGAGCGCGGACGACATCCTCGCCCTGGGCGGATCCATCTTGAAGAAGGAGCGCGCGTTCAACGAGGCAGCCGGTATCGGCAAGGCCGCCGACCGCCTCCCCGAGTTCATGACAATGGAGCCGTTGCCGCCGCACAACCAAGTCTTTGATGTGCCGGCCAGCGCTTTGGATTCGGTCTTCGCA harbors:
- a CDS encoding aldehyde ferredoxin oxidoreductase, translated to MTACILRINMNDLTYRVEDVPEAYKNLGGRGLTSSIVADEVPPLCHPLGPNNKLVFAPGMVTGTVAPTSARVSAGAKSPLTGGIKESNAGTSWARDLATLQVKAIVVEGQPKGKGKFWGVHLAWDAAAGKPKVEFFDAAEYAGKNLYEVFPKVYERFGNKVVIAGCGVAGEHGYANSGIAYNDEFRRPSRYSGRGGLGAVMAGKGLKLIVINNDGAPGVSIADKSLFDQGRKKLVNALLTHDITKPKGTLNTYGTAALINVLNEAGGLPTRNFSSGRFEGAGSIAGEAIFDGVKERTGKETYNHGCSPGCVIQCSNTWYKPDGTEHTSCVEYESAWALGADCGIDNLDDVAEMIHLCNAYGLDTIETGTAIAVAMEGGVIKFGDSKGAINLVEEMGKATPMGRILGGGTELAGKAFGVIHVPTVKGQSMPAYEPRAVKGMGVTYATTTMGADHTAGYTVAPEILGVMGKQDPLSPEGKAALSRAFQATTAFIDSSGHCLFIAFAILDIASGYEGMVEETNGVLGTNWSADDILALGGSILKKERAFNEAAGIGKAADRLPEFMTMEPLPPHNQVFDVPASALDSVFAEL